The DNA region TCACAAGAACCAGTCTGTCGGGATTTTAAGGAAGACCGCAATAGTCAATGGTGAGAAAAGAACCGTTGGCATGACCCTAAAGGAATGGCGGCTAAGCATTGAGTCAGAACTCTCAGTGCAGCCTTCTTTATTTGATGAATTTGTCGGAGGATGTGGCTGTTTTATCGACTCCTAAATTCTTTTCACATTCATTTCCTAGAGAGAAAAAAGTAATGCCTGCACTGAACTTTCAGAAACAATTTGTCCCACTGATCGAGAGTGGGAAAAAACGGCAGACTATTAGATGCCGCAAGCGTCCAATCAAGGTCGGCGATCTCCTTTACCTCTATACCGGACAGCGCACAAAAAACTGTCGAAAAATTGCTGAGTCAATTTGCCTTGAAACTCAGCATTTCGATTTCCGCATGAGTCGGTCTGCTAGCGCTCCAATCATTCATGTAAACCACTCGATAATCAACATCCTCCAATTTCACAAATTGGCGATCGCCGATGGCTTTAAGAAGCGTAGTGAATTTTGCGACTTTTTCATTCATTCACCCAAAGCAATAGAGCAAGGCGGTGTCACAAGTTTTTCAGGGCAAATCATCAAATGGGGGATGCTATGCAAACCTTAGACAAATCGGCATTACAACAGGAATTAGAAGCATCGGCAATCTCCCTAGATATTCAGCATAATTTTATCCCGGTTAAAGGTCGCGACGAGGCCATCCCAGATGTTGATGATCTGGCTTGGGATTACCTGTTTTATCTTCAGGTCTACCGCAAGAACAACGGCGGATTACGAAAGAAATGGCTCGATAACTACAGCCATATTGACGCAGGCGGCTGGTGGTGTCAGACCTTAGATATCGTCAATGGCGATTACTCCCAATGGGGCTGTTTTAAACCTAATACACCCCGCAAAAACAAGGAAGGAAAGCTTGTTAAATATGAGCACCCGCCGAAACAACCGACACAGCCATTCTTTCTCGAAGTTAATCGAGAACGATGGGAGAAGATCGCACGAAATGGGATGGTACTTCTCCCAGATCTAGAAGACATTCCAGAATCATCTGACTGTTTTGAATTTTGGGAATGGGTTAAGCAGCATTCAGAACTGCCTATCATCATCACTGAAGGGGCAAAGAAAACCGCATCATTACTCAGTGCCGATTATTGTGCGGTGGGTTTATCTGGCATTTGGAATGGCGCACCAAAACAAAAAGCAGGTGATGGTACTCCATTAGAAAAACAATTAAATGAGCAGCTTCAGGCACTCTCCGCTGAAGGAAGAGAAATCATTTTCTGTTTCGATAATGATGACAAACCAAAAACCATTGCCTCGGTAACCAAAGCGATTCAGTCAATGGCTGAGCTATTCGAGGCTCAGGGCTGCACCATATCGGTAATGAGCTGGCGTGGTCTCCACGACGAGAAAGGTATTGATGATATCCATGCTGCTCATGGTTCTGATGCTGTTGATCAGTTGGTGAGTAACAGACTTACTCTAAATGACTGGCAGAAGCTGATGAGTAAACCCATCTTGAAGGTTGGTAGTGACGAGCCGGAAAAGATAGAGGCCGTGACATCAACACCTATTGCACCAGTTCGCACCTATGACCCCTCCGAAGAAAAAATATCAGCCAAAACAACAACACCATTAACCAAGAGCCACCCTGAAACAGAAACGATTTATGGTGGCCGCAAAGACTTAAATTACGCTCAGCTCTACCAATTCATCCAATACAATTTAGCGTCGCGATTATCCTTTGACCTGATGCGTCGTCAAGTCCTTCTGGATGGGGAAATATTCCAGATGGCTGATGAACTGAGACCTTGGTTTTTCTGTGAGTATGGCGAAACCGCAAAAGAAGGTGATATCTACAAAACCATTGTTTATTTTGCCCGCCAAAAATCTTTTGACCCTGTGGTGGAAGACCTCAGACGATGCCAGAGAGAAGCGACCCGTATTTCCATTGATAACATCGCCACTCGATACTTCGGTCAAGACCCAGATAAATGTTCAGACGATAAAGAAAAGCGCAAAGCATGGATGTATAACCGCTGTATCAAAATGTGGCTAATTTCTGCTGTGGCTCGTCAATTCCAAACCGCGAATCGAGATGGAGACCCAAACTATAGAGGGTGTCAAGTAGATCATGTTCTCGTTCTACAAGGTGGACAGGGGAAAGGAAAATCCACTTGGTTCGGAGCACTTTGTGGTGGCTACTTCAACGAGTCGATGGGGGATATCCAAGCAAAAGATTCTCTCATGGCATTGCATTCAAACTGGATACTCGAACTGGCTGAAATTGATGGGATTACCAGTAAGAAAGCCGCTGCCACACTCAAGCACTTCTTAACCACCAAAGTAGATGAGTTTCGAGTGCCATACGCCCGGAAATCTAAGCCACACGCACGGCGCTCAGTATTTTGCGGCACAGTAAACCCAAGCCGTTTTTTGATTGATGATGAGAATCGCCGCTTTTGGGTTGTTCCTGTGCTCTCCTCAGATATCAATGTGCAGTTGATTGCAGAAGAACGGGATGGTATATGGGCTTCTGCTGTTGATGCTTATTTAGCTGGAGAGCTTTGGTATCCCACCAGTGAAGAGAAAGACATCCTACGGCAGATCGCCGATGACTTTGCAGAGATCGATCCCTGGCAGGAGCCAATAGAGTCTTACCTAAAGCTGCATGAATATGTGAACAGCCGCGAAATACTTCAGACCGTTTGCAAGATGGATCTCAAAGACATTGGCAAGCGAGATGAAATGAGGGTCAGTAAAATTCTTACCCGACTGGGTTGGACAGAAGAAAAACGAATCCGAAGGGAAGGCCAATCCATCAGAGTGCGATATAAACCAAGGTCAGAACAGATAGAAATGGATGTGGAGACTGCCTCTGATACCAATATTTATTCTTTTTTAGAGGAAAAGGTTGGTAACAATGGTAAAACCCCTGATATACAAAGCTCCCAGATGTACCAACCTGTTGACCAACCTTTTGGGGGGTTGGTACAAGCCGGGAAATGTACCGACCAAAACGAAACTGTACCAACCTTTTTAACAGAGGTTGGTACATCCAAAATGCCTGTACAGCAAGGGATTGAGGCGATATGTACCGACCTACCAACAAAAAAAACGATTCCTGAAAAATATTCACGCGCTGGTTTTAAATTCGCAGAAAACGAAATTTTGCAGCAAAAAACATCGAATCGATATGTGATGGTGCGAGAGTTGCCACCAATTGGCAGTCGATTTAGTTCTAAAAGTTATCTCTGTGAGTGGATGGAACCTCTCTCCAGCGACCCGGAGCCAACGGAATGGATCCAGCAATCTGATTTAAGGGAGATCGACTAATGCCAATGAAACGTCATCTCTACCCAAAGAATTGGGATACTATTGCGACGATTATCAAGTACATGGCTGATTGGCACTGCACAAAGTGTGGTCGTCCTTGCCGTCGTCCAAGGCAAACGTGGGATGAGTTTTGCTCAGGTCTTCTCCATGAACAATCGAAATGGTGCAAGGAAACAGACAAGCCGGGGCGGTTCGTCCTTACCGTTGCCCACCTAGACCAAAACCCCGGCAATAACAACCGCGAGAACCTGAAAGCCCTTTGTCCCACCTGCCACAATCGCCATGATGCCAAAGCCAGAGCTGTGAATCGCTCCCATACTCGCGTGGTGAAACTGGAAGATGCAGGCCAGCTAAGGCTAGGAGGACTCTAATGTATGTAAAAGTGACTGCTGGTGAATTTCAAGATTGGATTGGCATCGCAGAATTTTGGGGTTACAGTTCTGCTTGGAAGCAAGATGTTTTTTCCGTTCATCTATATGGTGATGACGGCAAGTATCGTGACACCGTATTGATGCCTAAAGGTTGGCTCAAGTGGCTAGGTCTGTAGGAAAGTTGGTCACATACTCTGGCGTACCAAACGGGACATCTTCCGTCCAAAGCGTAAACTGTATCTTCTCCTGCTCGTATTTCTTCCCAGCCAGATCACGACGGGTTCCTTCTGTTCTCTCTCGTTTGAGGGTCACAATTGCCTTCTCTGGATAAGCCGCAGTTGGTGTTTTTACCAGTGATGGAGCTAACTCCTCCTCTGTCGCTGTGACGCGAATGAAATCCTCTTCACAGAGATCCTTGATGATGCCCTTCAGAGTCGCCTTACCCACCTCTTTCTCCGCTGCAAATAGGAGGATGGTTATCCGACTCTCTAAGGTGGCCTCAATCTTCCATGCTCCCCAACGATGGTTGCGTAACGCCCGCTTGAAATCTATCCATCTCAAATTCGGCTTCAGTGCTTTTAACGTGAGTTGATACCGTGCCGCTGGCCCACCTGTTTCATTAATGAAAGGTGGCTTAGCCACATCTCTAAACACAATCTTGCAGGTTCTGAGATAGGGCTGTAAAACTTTCCTGCCATCATCCTCATTGGTCATCGTGCCGATATCACGGTTCCGAATTAAGCGGTATTGGTTAATTAATCCATTCGCTTGAGCGATCGCTAAATTAGAGGGCACTTTCGTCATGCGGACTTTCTCGCCGTCATTATCCTTATCCAGCTCTAGGGTTAGCGATCTATCCTCTCCTAAGACTTCTAACCGAGTGGCTTTAGCGGCTTGCATTTGCTCATCCCAGAACCGAGCGACGACATAACCCCCCTCAATAAAGCTTTCCCAGCCTTCTTCGACAAACTCTTCTACAAATGCCCTAACGTATTCATTCGGAATACTGTCGATTCTTTCCTCGATCTCCTCTGCAATACTCCAACGACTGCCTTCTTCAGTCCCCCAAACACTTAATCTCTCTCTCAAGCCGGGGGGTAAAAACTTTAAAGATTCAGCATTCTCTCGAATCGCTTTTCGCACTGCAATGTAACTGTTGACAGCAATACTCTTGACGATGGCATTAAACGTCACCCGCAGGGCATTCTTGAACTCATCCCACAGCTCATCACCCCGCTCCTGTAGTAATGCGCTAATCGTCCCTAAAGCTAAAGCTGTACCGCCAATCACTGGTAAAGCAAAGGATATCCCTACTCCTACTGCACCAACGGCAATGGTTCCAGTCAGTTGTCCAAAGAACCCACCCCAAGCAGAAGCCACTGAAATATTGTGTTGTTTTAGTCCACCCCTTAACTGAGCATCCGACGCTAACCAGTTGAATGTAGATAATTGGCTAGCCTTGCCCACGAGCCAACCAAAGGCATTGGCAAAACTTAGGACGAGCTGCGGTAACTTCGATGCAAAACCAATTAACTTACGCCCTGTAATGAAAATCCGTTCAACTAGATTGGTGGATGAGTCATCATCAAAAACATTGAGCAGGTCTTGAATGATGCGACCTTCCGGGGCGACGATATCGCGAATCTCACGAGAGATTAAATCTTTGGCCTCTAATGCAAACCCCATTACTCTGCATCCTCATCATTAAAGTCACGGATGAAGGGTCTGTCTGGTTCATTGAGGTTAAAGAAACTATCCGGGTTATTCACCTCATTAACAAAGTTATTCCAGCCATTATCAGCATCAGCTAATGTCTCATCGGCTAAATCTCGAATATTGTCGATGTCTGATTCGTCAGTGCGTAAGAATGCCGATTTGATGATGCTGGCAGCGTACATAAAACGCGGCAAATATTCTAAAAGAATGGCACTATCATCAAACTCAAACCCCTGATATTTGTAGCTTTCAGACCGTAATATCTGCGATAGGGATTTGATGTTATTCGGGTTGACCTTCGCGATATTAAAGGCACTTTGCGCCTCACGTTTCTTTCGCTTGGTGCGATAGCCCATAAACTCTTGATTCGCGATGGCTAAGTCTTGGTTGATTAAAGTGGCAGTCTTCAATGAAACCAACTCAGCCGCTTGCCTGAGCATGATATTCGTTTGGGCATTCTGCACAATGAGTGATGATTGGCCATAGCCATAAATATCGGCTAAGGCTTCGGCAATATTTTGGACTTCGACTTCTAACTCTTGATTGCCTTCTGCCACCAAGTCAGCATCTTTAATTTTGATCTTGAAGGGAAACTCACCGATTAGAGCATCCATCTGTTTAACGATCCACAGGATGAACTGTACGAGGTTAGGGATTTTCTCTATGCCTGCTCTTTCTGGATTATCACCAGAATTCAGCAATGATTTTGGCACTTCACCGGGGAACTCATTAATCCCGATAGCATCAGCCATTTTTTCCAGTAGTTGTCTGGTGGATAGATTGCTGATATCTGTTTCAGTTTCATTGTCGATGTCAGTAGTGGATGAGCCACCACAGATGATTGCTTCTAATGCCCCTGCTACGGTATTT from [Leptolyngbya] sp. PCC 7376 includes:
- a CDS encoding ASCH domain-containing protein, which encodes MPALNFQKQFVPLIESGKKRQTIRCRKRPIKVGDLLYLYTGQRTKNCRKIAESICLETQHFDFRMSRSASAPIIHVNHSIINILQFHKLAIADGFKKRSEFCDFFIHSPKAIEQGGVTSFSGQIIKWGMLCKP
- a CDS encoding VapE domain-containing protein, producing the protein MQTLDKSALQQELEASAISLDIQHNFIPVKGRDEAIPDVDDLAWDYLFYLQVYRKNNGGLRKKWLDNYSHIDAGGWWCQTLDIVNGDYSQWGCFKPNTPRKNKEGKLVKYEHPPKQPTQPFFLEVNRERWEKIARNGMVLLPDLEDIPESSDCFEFWEWVKQHSELPIIITEGAKKTASLLSADYCAVGLSGIWNGAPKQKAGDGTPLEKQLNEQLQALSAEGREIIFCFDNDDKPKTIASVTKAIQSMAELFEAQGCTISVMSWRGLHDEKGIDDIHAAHGSDAVDQLVSNRLTLNDWQKLMSKPILKVGSDEPEKIEAVTSTPIAPVRTYDPSEEKISAKTTTPLTKSHPETETIYGGRKDLNYAQLYQFIQYNLASRLSFDLMRRQVLLDGEIFQMADELRPWFFCEYGETAKEGDIYKTIVYFARQKSFDPVVEDLRRCQREATRISIDNIATRYFGQDPDKCSDDKEKRKAWMYNRCIKMWLISAVARQFQTANRDGDPNYRGCQVDHVLVLQGGQGKGKSTWFGALCGGYFNESMGDIQAKDSLMALHSNWILELAEIDGITSKKAAATLKHFLTTKVDEFRVPYARKSKPHARRSVFCGTVNPSRFLIDDENRRFWVVPVLSSDINVQLIAEERDGIWASAVDAYLAGELWYPTSEEKDILRQIADDFAEIDPWQEPIESYLKLHEYVNSREILQTVCKMDLKDIGKRDEMRVSKILTRLGWTEEKRIRREGQSIRVRYKPRSEQIEMDVETASDTNIYSFLEEKVGNNGKTPDIQSSQMYQPVDQPFGGLVQAGKCTDQNETVPTFLTEVGTSKMPVQQGIEAICTDLPTKKTIPEKYSRAGFKFAENEILQQKTSNRYVMVRELPPIGSRFSSKSYLCEWMEPLSSDPEPTEWIQQSDLREID